From Stenotrophomonas maltophilia, a single genomic window includes:
- a CDS encoding acyl-CoA thioesterase, producing the protein MSTELKTHQLSMTVLMSPEMANFSGKVHGGAILRLLDQVAYACASRYAGSYVVTLSVDQVMFRQPIAVGELVTFLASVNHTGTSSMEIGIKVVAEDILKRSVRHANSCFFTMVAVDEEGRPTPVPTLQPSTSDEKRRQAAAQIRRQLRQEMEQRHLELLASNPPSPEE; encoded by the coding sequence ATGTCGACCGAACTGAAAACCCACCAGCTGTCCATGACCGTGCTGATGTCGCCGGAGATGGCCAATTTCTCCGGCAAGGTCCACGGCGGTGCGATCCTGCGCCTGCTCGACCAGGTCGCCTACGCCTGCGCCAGCCGCTACGCCGGCAGCTACGTGGTCACCCTGTCGGTGGACCAGGTGATGTTCCGCCAGCCCATCGCGGTGGGCGAGCTGGTCACCTTCCTGGCCTCGGTGAACCATACCGGCACCTCGTCGATGGAGATCGGCATCAAGGTGGTGGCCGAAGACATCCTCAAGCGCAGCGTCCGCCACGCCAACAGCTGCTTCTTCACCATGGTGGCGGTGGATGAAGAGGGCCGGCCTACACCGGTGCCAACCTTGCAGCCATCCACATCGGACGAGAAGCGCCGCCAGGCCGCCGCGCAGATCCGCCGCCAGCTGCGCCAGGAAATGGAACAGCGCCATCTGGAACTGCTGGCGTCGAACCCGCCTTCGCCTGAAGAGTGA
- the metK gene encoding methionine adenosyltransferase, which translates to MSSYLFTSESVSEGHPDKVADQISDAVLDAILTQDQRARVACETMVKTGVAIVAGEITTSAWIDLEALTRKVITDIGYDSSEVGFDGATCGVLNLIGKQSPHIAQGVDRKKPEEMGAGDQGLMFGYATNETDSYMPAAIHLSHRLVEQQAKIRKKRNSPLSWLRPDAKSQVTLRYENGVVSAIDAVVLSTQHAPGIKQKDLIEAVREEIIKPVLPAKWLHKGTKFHINPTGKFEIGGPVGDCGLTGRKIIVDTYGGWARHGGGAFSGKDPSKVDRSAAYAARYVAKNVVAAGLADRCEVQVSYAIGVAEPTSISVTTFGTGKISDDKIEKLIRKHFDLRPYGIIKMLDLVHPMYQQTAAYGHFGRKPKEFSYLNGEGETVNATAFSWEKTDRAAALRADAKLK; encoded by the coding sequence ATGTCCAGCTATCTCTTCACCTCCGAGTCGGTCTCTGAAGGCCATCCGGACAAGGTTGCCGACCAGATCTCCGATGCGGTGCTGGACGCGATCCTGACCCAGGACCAGCGCGCCCGCGTGGCCTGCGAGACCATGGTCAAGACCGGTGTTGCCATTGTCGCCGGTGAGATCACCACCAGCGCCTGGATCGACCTGGAAGCGCTGACCCGCAAGGTCATCACGGACATCGGCTATGACAGCTCCGAGGTCGGCTTCGACGGCGCCACCTGCGGCGTGCTGAACCTGATCGGCAAGCAGTCGCCGCACATCGCCCAGGGCGTGGACCGCAAGAAGCCGGAAGAAATGGGCGCGGGCGACCAGGGCCTGATGTTCGGCTATGCCACCAACGAGACCGACAGCTACATGCCGGCCGCGATCCACCTGTCGCACCGCCTGGTCGAGCAGCAGGCCAAGATCCGCAAGAAGCGCAACTCGCCGCTGTCGTGGCTGCGCCCGGACGCCAAGAGCCAGGTCACCCTGCGCTATGAAAACGGCGTGGTCTCGGCCATCGACGCCGTGGTGCTGTCGACCCAGCACGCCCCGGGCATCAAGCAGAAGGACCTCATCGAGGCCGTCCGCGAAGAGATCATCAAGCCGGTGCTGCCGGCCAAGTGGCTGCACAAGGGCACCAAGTTCCACATCAACCCGACCGGCAAGTTCGAGATCGGCGGCCCGGTGGGCGACTGCGGCCTGACCGGCCGCAAGATCATCGTCGACACCTACGGCGGCTGGGCCCGTCACGGTGGTGGCGCGTTCTCCGGCAAGGACCCGTCCAAGGTCGACCGTTCGGCAGCCTACGCGGCCCGCTACGTCGCCAAGAACGTGGTTGCCGCCGGCCTGGCCGACCGTTGCGAAGTGCAGGTTTCCTACGCCATCGGCGTGGCTGAGCCGACCTCGATTTCGGTCACCACCTTCGGCACCGGCAAGATCAGCGACGACAAGATCGAGAAGCTGATCCGCAAGCACTTCGACCTGCGCCCGTACGGCATCATCAAGATGCTGGACCTGGTGCACCCGATGTACCAGCAGACCGCCGCCTACGGCCACTTCGGCCGCAAGCCGAAGGAGTTCAGCTACCTCAACGGCGAAGGCGAGACCGTCAACGCCACGGCCTTCTCCTGGGAGAAGACCGACCGCGCCGCCGCCCTGCGCGCCGATGCGAAGCTGAAGTAA
- a CDS encoding lysophospholipid acyltransferase family protein — protein sequence MQELEQRLQQRFPDWFHGRRGQLARPLLRSVGRWSRLDQIEAFLQRSAGLRGFGFVAAGLEFIDGQYQVDPAALAKIPATGRLLIVANHPSGALDALALLDAVGRIRRDVRIVANDLLGAIAPLQDLLLPVRILGGKAQRGSLHAVEEALAAEQCVIVFPAGEVSRLSLRGIRDGRWQRGFVRFARAAGAPVLPVRVEARNSALFYGASTLFKPAGTALLAREMFTRRGRPLRLSIGEPMQLGKAGDPGAQLLAVRRALYALGRNGETGGAVACAGPEPLASPVPPSQVAAGIAAATQLGQTADGKQILLATCTADSPLLLELGRLRELTFRQVGEGTGRSRDLDDYDPQYEHIVIWDATAQRIAGAYRIMRGAQALARHGLSGLYSASLFRYSDDAITHIAEGLELGRSFVVPDYWGSRSLDYLWQGIGAYLQCRPGIRYLFGAVSISAALPRDAREQLVAYYQRYYSGTAGLAESNRPFQYFAAPPSFGELDAGAAFDVLKANLAALGTGVPTLYRQYTDLCEPGGARFLAFGVDPDFSDSIDGLIEVDLCAIRPNKRKRYLRDAGAAA from the coding sequence ATGCAGGAACTCGAACAGCGCCTTCAGCAACGCTTCCCCGATTGGTTCCATGGCCGCCGTGGCCAGCTGGCGCGGCCGTTGCTGCGCAGCGTCGGCCGCTGGTCGCGGCTGGACCAGATCGAAGCCTTCCTGCAGCGCAGCGCAGGCCTGCGCGGATTCGGCTTCGTCGCCGCCGGCCTGGAATTCATCGACGGCCAGTACCAGGTGGACCCGGCCGCGCTGGCGAAGATCCCGGCCACCGGCCGCCTGCTGATCGTGGCAAACCACCCCTCCGGTGCCCTGGACGCGCTGGCCCTGCTGGATGCGGTCGGCCGCATCCGCCGCGACGTACGGATCGTAGCCAACGACCTGCTGGGCGCGATCGCGCCGCTGCAGGATCTGCTGCTGCCGGTGCGCATCCTCGGTGGCAAGGCGCAGCGTGGCAGCCTGCATGCGGTTGAAGAGGCGCTGGCCGCCGAGCAGTGCGTGATCGTGTTCCCGGCCGGCGAAGTCTCGCGGCTGTCACTGCGCGGCATCCGCGATGGTCGCTGGCAGCGCGGTTTCGTGCGCTTCGCCCGCGCTGCGGGCGCGCCAGTGCTGCCGGTGCGGGTGGAGGCGCGCAACTCGGCGCTGTTCTACGGCGCTTCGACCCTGTTCAAGCCGGCTGGCACCGCGCTGCTGGCACGCGAGATGTTCACCCGCCGTGGCCGTCCGCTGCGGCTGAGCATCGGCGAGCCGATGCAGCTGGGCAAGGCGGGCGATCCCGGGGCGCAGCTGTTGGCGGTGCGTCGCGCGCTGTATGCGCTGGGCCGCAATGGCGAGACCGGCGGGGCGGTTGCCTGCGCCGGACCCGAGCCGCTGGCATCGCCGGTGCCGCCTTCGCAGGTGGCCGCCGGCATCGCCGCGGCGACCCAGCTGGGCCAGACCGCCGATGGCAAGCAGATCCTGCTGGCGACCTGCACCGCCGATTCGCCGTTGCTGCTGGAGCTGGGCCGTCTGCGTGAACTGACCTTCCGCCAGGTGGGCGAGGGCACCGGGCGCAGCCGCGACCTGGACGACTACGATCCGCAGTACGAGCACATCGTGATCTGGGACGCCACCGCGCAGCGCATTGCCGGCGCCTACCGGATCATGCGCGGTGCGCAGGCACTGGCCCGGCACGGCCTGTCCGGCCTCTACAGCGCCTCGCTGTTCCGGTACTCCGACGATGCCATCACCCACATCGCCGAGGGCCTGGAACTGGGCCGCAGCTTCGTGGTGCCCGACTACTGGGGCAGCCGCAGCCTGGACTACCTGTGGCAGGGCATCGGTGCCTACCTGCAGTGCCGGCCGGGCATCCGCTACCTGTTCGGCGCCGTGTCGATCAGCGCCGCGCTGCCGCGTGATGCGCGCGAGCAGCTGGTGGCGTACTACCAGCGCTATTACAGCGGTACCGCCGGCCTGGCCGAGTCCAACCGGCCGTTCCAGTACTTCGCCGCGCCGCCGAGCTTCGGTGAACTGGATGCAGGCGCTGCATTCGATGTGCTGAAGGCCAACCTGGCCGCACTCGGCACCGGCGTGCCGACGCTGTACCGGCAGTACACCGATCTGTGCGAACCTGGCGGTGCGCGCTTCCTTGCCTTCGGTGTCGACCCGGATTTCAGTGACTCGATCGACGGCCTGATCGAAGTGGACCTGTGCGCGATCCGGCCCAACAAGCGCAAACGCTACCTGCGCGACGCGGGGGCGGCGGCATGA
- a CDS encoding UDP-2,3-diacylglucosamine diphosphatase, producing the protein MSAPANLSPHRRAVFVSDVHLGSRHCHASELARFLSQLRCERLYLVGDIIDLWWMAHRRANWRQSHSEVIQALHALRRAGTEIIYIPGNHDASLRQVCGLMLPAMQVRRRAIHVTADGRRLLVAHGDDYDGVTHFGGLQEKFGDWLYYRILTGNQALNAVRRRLGMRYWSLSEFLKKRSGAAERYIERFVQAGLDDVRRRGLDGIVCGHIHRAALIERDSLVYANDGDWVESLTALAEDHDGALRLLDHNGQTLVELPGARLSQAA; encoded by the coding sequence ATGAGCGCGCCGGCGAACCTGTCGCCGCACCGGCGCGCAGTGTTCGTCTCCGACGTGCACCTGGGTTCACGTCATTGCCACGCCAGCGAGCTGGCGAGGTTCCTCTCGCAGCTGCGCTGCGAACGCCTGTACCTGGTCGGCGACATCATCGATCTGTGGTGGATGGCCCATCGCCGCGCCAACTGGCGGCAGTCGCACAGCGAAGTCATCCAGGCCCTGCATGCGCTGCGCCGGGCCGGCACCGAGATCATCTACATCCCAGGCAACCACGATGCATCGCTGCGCCAGGTGTGCGGGCTGATGCTGCCGGCGATGCAGGTGCGCCGACGCGCGATCCACGTGACCGCCGACGGCCGCCGGCTGCTGGTGGCGCATGGCGACGACTACGACGGCGTGACCCATTTCGGCGGGCTGCAGGAAAAGTTCGGCGACTGGCTGTACTACCGCATCCTGACCGGCAACCAGGCGCTGAACGCCGTGCGCCGCCGGCTGGGCATGCGCTACTGGTCGCTGTCGGAGTTCCTGAAGAAGCGCAGTGGTGCGGCCGAGCGCTACATCGAGCGCTTCGTGCAGGCCGGGCTGGATGACGTGCGGCGGCGTGGCCTGGATGGCATCGTCTGCGGGCATATCCATCGTGCCGCGCTGATTGAACGCGATAGCCTGGTCTACGCCAATGATGGCGACTGGGTGGAGAGCCTGACCGCGCTGGCCGAAGACCATGACGGCGCGCTGCGCCTGCTCGACCACAACGGCCAGACCCTGGTGGAGCTGCCGGGCGCGCGCCTGTCGCAGGCGGCCTGA
- a CDS encoding metal-dependent hydrolase: MDSLTQIVLGGAVAAAIAPPGHRRAALLAGAALGTLPDLDALWLGFTAADPVANMVDHRSFSHSLLVLPWVAALIWWLFKRFGNGRVAQSPVRWFWAIQLALVTHPLLDAFTVYGTQLWWPLRPHPTMGSSVFIIDPAYTVWLLLGCVLAWFGRARPWAGKALGVALLVSSGYLGWGLMAKAQVDRAAQQSLAAMGLGDAPRFSVPMPFNTLLWRVVAMTPNGYVVGDRSLVADQGPMRFEGHPSNVQALREASAIPAVQRLQWFNRGFMRAQVVEGRLVLSDLRMGLEPDYTFNFAVAEQVDGQWRAIRPEQLRMDYSSPAARADVGRRLAAMWQRIWQEPATSPGAVDHAAVH, encoded by the coding sequence ATGGACTCCCTGACCCAGATCGTGCTCGGTGGCGCCGTCGCCGCTGCCATCGCACCGCCCGGCCATCGCCGCGCGGCCCTGCTGGCCGGTGCCGCGCTCGGCACGCTGCCCGACCTCGACGCCCTGTGGCTGGGCTTCACTGCGGCCGACCCGGTCGCCAACATGGTCGACCACCGCAGCTTCAGCCATTCGCTGCTGGTGCTGCCGTGGGTGGCGGCGCTGATCTGGTGGCTGTTCAAGCGCTTCGGCAACGGCCGGGTCGCGCAGTCACCGGTACGCTGGTTCTGGGCGATCCAGCTGGCGCTGGTCACCCATCCGCTGCTGGATGCGTTCACCGTCTACGGCACCCAGCTGTGGTGGCCGTTGCGGCCGCACCCGACGATGGGCTCCAGCGTCTTCATCATCGACCCGGCCTATACCGTGTGGCTGCTGCTGGGCTGCGTGCTGGCCTGGTTCGGCCGCGCGCGGCCGTGGGCGGGCAAGGCGCTGGGCGTGGCCCTGCTGGTCAGCAGCGGCTACCTGGGCTGGGGCCTGATGGCCAAGGCACAGGTCGATCGTGCCGCCCAACAGAGCCTGGCCGCGATGGGCCTGGGCGATGCGCCGCGCTTCTCGGTGCCGATGCCGTTCAACACCCTGCTGTGGCGGGTGGTGGCAATGACCCCGAATGGCTACGTGGTCGGGGACCGCTCGCTGGTGGCCGACCAGGGCCCGATGCGGTTCGAGGGCCATCCGTCCAACGTGCAGGCCTTGCGCGAAGCATCTGCGATTCCCGCCGTGCAGCGGCTGCAGTGGTTCAACCGCGGTTTCATGCGCGCGCAGGTGGTGGAGGGCCGGTTGGTGCTGAGCGATCTGCGCATGGGCCTGGAGCCCGACTACACCTTCAACTTCGCGGTGGCCGAGCAGGTCGATGGGCAATGGCGGGCGATCAGGCCCGAGCAGTTGCGCATGGATTACAGCAGTCCTGCCGCGCGCGCTGACGTCGGTCGCCGGTTGGCCGCGATGTGGCAGCGGATCTGGCAGGAGCCGGCGACATCGCCGGGTGCGGTCGACCACGCCGCCGTGCATTGA
- a CDS encoding methyltransferase domain-containing protein produces the protein MTPPISSPTYLHGFSGTEQQRLMTQARLLESSIFGQIDYGGARRLLEVGSGVGAQTEILLRRFPELHVTGVDLSETQLATARENLARTPWCSDRYTLQQADAGELPFDARTFDSAFLCWVLEHVPSPARVLSEVRRVLAPGSPVYITEVMNASFLLDPYSPHIWRYWMAFNDFQYDHGGDPFVGAKLGNLLLAGGFRDVHTEIKTIHLDNREPARRKTMIAFWEQLLLSAADQLLQAGLVDEETVEGMRREFRLVQNDPNAVFFYSFVQGRATVY, from the coding sequence ATGACGCCGCCGATCTCTTCCCCGACCTACCTGCACGGATTCTCCGGCACCGAACAGCAGCGCCTGATGACCCAGGCGCGCCTGCTGGAATCGAGCATCTTCGGCCAGATCGACTACGGCGGTGCGCGTCGCCTGCTGGAAGTGGGCAGCGGCGTCGGTGCGCAGACCGAGATCCTGCTGCGCCGCTTCCCCGAGCTGCACGTGACCGGCGTGGACCTGAGCGAAACGCAGCTGGCCACCGCACGCGAGAATCTGGCGCGCACGCCGTGGTGCAGCGACCGCTACACCCTGCAGCAGGCCGATGCCGGCGAACTGCCGTTCGACGCCCGCACCTTCGATTCGGCGTTCCTGTGCTGGGTACTGGAACACGTGCCGTCACCGGCGCGCGTGCTGAGCGAAGTGCGCCGTGTGCTGGCACCGGGCTCCCCGGTGTACATCACCGAGGTGATGAATGCCTCGTTCCTGCTCGATCCGTATTCGCCCCACATCTGGCGCTACTGGATGGCCTTCAATGACTTCCAGTACGACCACGGCGGCGACCCGTTCGTCGGTGCCAAGCTGGGCAACCTGCTGCTGGCCGGCGGTTTCCGCGACGTGCATACCGAGATCAAGACCATCCACCTGGACAACCGTGAGCCGGCCCGACGCAAGACGATGATCGCGTTCTGGGAGCAGCTGCTGCTGTCGGCGGCCGACCAGCTGCTGCAGGCCGGGCTGGTGGACGAGGAGACCGTGGAGGGCATGCGCCGCGAGTTCCGTCTGGTGCAGAACGACCCGAACGCGGTGTTCTTCTATTCGTTCGTGCAGGGCCGCGCGACGGTGTATTGA
- the dusB gene encoding tRNA dihydrouridine synthase DusB, producing the protein MQIGPYTIAPNVVLAPMAGVTDKPFRLLCKRLGAGLAASEMTISDPRFWNTRKSIHRMDHDGEPAPISVQIAGTEPQQLAEAARYNVDHGAQIIDINMGCPAKKVCNAWAGSALMRDEQLVARILEAVVNAVDVPVTLKIRTGWDCDHRNGPLIARIAEDSGIAALAVHGRTRDQHYTGQAEYGTIGEIKAALRIPVIANGDIDSPQKAALVLKQTGVDAVMIGRSAQGRPWIFREVAHYLATGEELPPPSLAEVRDILLGHLHALHAFYGEPQGVRIARKHLGWYAKDRPENAAFRAVVNRAEDPQSQIALTTEYFDRLIAGEPAMPSAA; encoded by the coding sequence ATGCAGATCGGCCCGTACACCATTGCCCCCAACGTCGTGCTGGCGCCCATGGCCGGCGTCACCGACAAGCCCTTCCGCCTGCTGTGCAAACGGCTGGGCGCGGGCCTGGCTGCCTCGGAAATGACCATCAGCGACCCGCGCTTCTGGAACACGCGCAAGTCGATCCACCGCATGGACCATGACGGCGAACCGGCACCGATCAGCGTGCAGATCGCCGGCACCGAGCCGCAGCAGCTGGCCGAGGCTGCGCGCTACAACGTGGACCACGGCGCGCAGATCATCGACATCAACATGGGTTGCCCGGCCAAGAAGGTGTGCAATGCCTGGGCCGGCTCGGCGCTGATGCGCGACGAGCAGCTGGTGGCGCGCATCCTCGAAGCGGTGGTCAACGCGGTGGACGTGCCGGTCACGCTGAAGATCCGCACCGGCTGGGACTGCGACCACCGCAATGGCCCGCTGATCGCGCGCATTGCCGAGGACAGCGGCATCGCCGCGCTGGCCGTGCATGGCCGCACCCGCGACCAGCATTACACCGGCCAGGCCGAGTACGGCACCATCGGCGAGATCAAGGCCGCGCTGCGCATCCCGGTGATCGCCAACGGCGATATCGATTCGCCGCAGAAGGCCGCCTTGGTGCTGAAGCAGACCGGCGTGGATGCGGTGATGATCGGCCGCTCCGCGCAGGGCCGGCCGTGGATCTTCCGCGAGGTGGCGCATTACCTGGCCACCGGCGAGGAACTGCCGCCGCCGTCGCTGGCCGAGGTGCGCGACATCCTGCTCGGCCACCTGCATGCGCTGCATGCGTTCTATGGCGAACCGCAGGGCGTGCGCATCGCGCGCAAGCACCTGGGCTGGTATGCCAAGGACCGGCCAGAGAATGCTGCCTTCCGCGCGGTGGTCAACCGCGCCGAAGACCCGCAGAGCCAGATCGCGCTGACCACCGAGTACTTCGATCGCCTGATCGCCGGGGAACCGGCGATGCCTTCCGCCGCCTGA
- a CDS encoding LysR family transcriptional regulator → MLPTERLRGIEAFVATAEAGSFTAAAERLHLTSSAVGKTIARLEARLGARLFERSTRRLRLTEAGEGFHRTCVRVLGELADAESVLAAHADAPVGRLRVDAPATFGRLKVWPLLLQLADEFPHLRPQVTFSDRFIDLAEDGIDLAVRIGGPEPLPATLGSRLLGHERLRFCASPAYLQRQGLPASAAELADHDGVLFGRADGSVGPWQVADAGKRSAPLQARARLVVGSAEAQLAAVEAGFGIAQLASWLVDDALARGSLVSILPALDCPGLPLRLLWPQGRQRLPRVDVALDRLGAGLRIDPAR, encoded by the coding sequence ATGCTTCCCACCGAGCGCCTGCGCGGCATCGAGGCCTTCGTCGCCACCGCCGAGGCCGGCAGTTTCACCGCTGCCGCCGAGCGCCTGCACCTGACCAGCTCGGCGGTGGGCAAGACCATCGCGCGGCTGGAGGCGCGACTGGGCGCGCGGTTGTTTGAACGCAGCACCCGACGCTTGCGCCTGACCGAGGCCGGCGAAGGTTTCCATCGCACCTGCGTGCGGGTGCTGGGTGAGCTGGCCGATGCCGAATCGGTGCTGGCCGCGCACGCCGATGCGCCGGTGGGCCGCCTGCGCGTGGATGCACCGGCCACCTTCGGCCGCCTGAAGGTCTGGCCGCTGCTGCTGCAGTTGGCCGACGAATTTCCGCACCTGCGGCCGCAGGTGACCTTCAGTGACCGCTTCATCGACCTGGCCGAGGATGGTATCGATCTGGCGGTACGCATCGGTGGACCGGAGCCACTGCCGGCCACGCTGGGCAGCCGCCTGCTCGGCCATGAACGACTGCGCTTCTGTGCGTCCCCGGCCTACCTGCAGCGACAGGGGCTGCCGGCATCCGCTGCCGAGCTGGCCGACCATGATGGCGTGCTGTTCGGCCGAGCCGACGGCAGCGTCGGCCCGTGGCAGGTCGCCGATGCCGGCAAGCGCAGCGCTCCGCTGCAGGCCCGCGCACGGTTGGTGGTCGGCAGCGCCGAGGCGCAGCTGGCAGCGGTCGAGGCCGGCTTCGGTATCGCCCAGTTGGCCTCCTGGCTGGTCGACGACGCATTGGCACGCGGCAGCCTGGTGTCGATCCTGCCGGCGCTGGACTGCCCCGGCCTGCCGTTGCGCCTGCTGTGGCCGCAGGGCCGGCAGCGGCTGCCGCGCGTGGACGTGGCACTGGACCGGCTCGGCGCCGGCCTGCGGATCGATCCCGCACGGTGA